The following proteins are encoded in a genomic region of Maribacter hydrothermalis:
- a CDS encoding GMC family oxidoreductase yields the protein MQIKESSEIFDVIIVGSGAGGGMATKQLADAGLNVAVVEAGPFFDPADPKTMTQLKQPYDSPRRGAGTTRAFGEWDMSWGDWEVEGEPYTHAEGTEFKWWRARMLGGRTNHWGRISLRFGPKDFKGKTRDGHGDDWPIGYEDVKPYYDKLDKLIGVFGTNEGRENDPDGFFLPPPKPRLHELFYINGAKKSNIPVIPGRLSMLTKRINEDRGVCFYCGQCGRSCQIYADFSAGSCLIFPAQKSGGQVKLFVNAMVREITTNEEGKATGVSYINKEDRKEYKLRGKVVVLAASACSSARILLNSKSKQHPNGLGNSSNLVGRYLHDSTGASAAGIVPGLMNRKTSYNEDGVGGMHVYSPWWGDNSKLNFPRGYHIEVWGGMGQPNYGFGWDPNAMNKYFGLKSGGYGDSLRDDVKKYYGSVVGFGGRGEGLANIDNYCEIDPTTVDQFGIPVLKFNYKWSQYEKNQAKHMQDTFEEIIHNMGGHYLGEKPGKDKDYGLHKPGEIIHEVGTTRMGDDPKTSVTNKFQQLHDVNNVFIVDAGVFVSQADKNCTWTIMALSWRASDYIIEQLKSQNI from the coding sequence ATGCAGATAAAAGAATCCTCAGAAATCTTTGATGTTATCATCGTAGGTTCGGGAGCAGGTGGTGGTATGGCTACCAAGCAGTTGGCAGATGCTGGTTTAAATGTAGCTGTTGTAGAAGCGGGTCCGTTTTTTGATCCAGCAGACCCAAAAACCATGACACAATTAAAACAACCGTACGATTCACCACGAAGAGGTGCAGGCACTACTCGCGCATTTGGAGAATGGGATATGTCTTGGGGAGATTGGGAAGTAGAGGGCGAGCCATATACCCATGCTGAAGGAACTGAATTTAAATGGTGGCGTGCAAGAATGTTAGGAGGGCGAACCAATCACTGGGGGCGTATTTCTTTACGTTTTGGACCTAAAGATTTTAAAGGAAAAACACGTGACGGCCATGGAGATGATTGGCCAATAGGATATGAAGATGTAAAACCATATTATGATAAATTAGATAAATTAATTGGTGTATTTGGTACAAATGAAGGTAGGGAAAATGATCCCGACGGATTCTTTCTTCCTCCGCCTAAACCAAGATTACACGAGTTATTTTATATCAACGGAGCAAAGAAATCTAATATTCCCGTTATTCCAGGTAGACTTTCAATGTTGACCAAAAGAATTAATGAGGATCGTGGTGTTTGTTTCTATTGTGGGCAATGTGGAAGATCTTGTCAAATATATGCCGATTTCTCGGCAGGTAGCTGTTTAATTTTTCCTGCGCAAAAGAGTGGTGGGCAAGTAAAACTATTTGTCAATGCCATGGTACGTGAAATTACCACAAACGAAGAAGGAAAAGCAACAGGCGTATCGTACATAAACAAAGAAGATAGAAAAGAATATAAGCTGAGAGGTAAAGTAGTTGTACTAGCTGCATCTGCTTGTAGTTCGGCACGTATACTTTTAAACTCTAAGAGTAAGCAACACCCTAACGGATTAGGAAATAGCAGTAATCTTGTAGGTAGATATTTACATGATTCTACCGGAGCTAGTGCGGCAGGAATTGTTCCTGGTTTAATGAATAGAAAAACTTCGTATAATGAAGATGGTGTTGGTGGAATGCACGTATACTCACCTTGGTGGGGCGATAACTCCAAACTAAATTTCCCAAGAGGTTATCATATTGAGGTTTGGGGAGGTATGGGGCAACCGAATTATGGATTTGGTTGGGATCCTAATGCCATGAATAAATACTTTGGATTAAAATCTGGTGGGTATGGTGATAGCTTACGAGATGATGTCAAAAAATACTACGGTTCGGTAGTAGGTTTTGGAGGTCGTGGAGAAGGTTTGGCGAATATTGATAACTATTGTGAAATAGACCCAACAACAGTAGACCAATTTGGTATTCCTGTTTTAAAGTTTAATTATAAATGGTCGCAATATGAAAAGAATCAGGCAAAACATATGCAAGATACGTTTGAGGAAATTATTCATAACATGGGTGGTCATTATTTAGGTGAAAAACCAGGTAAGGATAAAGATTACGGTTTGCATAAACCAGGCGAAATTATTCATGAAGTAGGAACTACTAGAATGGGTGATGATCCTAAGACATCCGTGACCAACAAGTTTCAGCAATTACACGATGTTAATAATGTCTTTATAGTAGATGCTGGCGTTTTTGTATCACAAGCGGATAAGAACTGTACCTGGACAATTATGGCCCTTTCTTGGAGAGCATCAGATTATATAATAGAACAACTAAAGTCTCAAAATATTTAG
- a CDS encoding sialate O-acetylesterase: MKFRFIILLFSTIVTTVAKAEITLPNIFADEMVLQRETEVLLYGWARPNEEITVFTSWDNATMELKAGNNAKWEIKVATPKAGGPYEIRFKGDNEIVLKNVMIGEVWLCSGQSNMEWSANSKIDNRDFEVENANYPNIRLFTVAKRTANYPLEDVAGSWAVCTPETMQDFSAVAYFFARKVQKELNIPIGLIDSSWGASCAEVWTPASVFETHPELVTAHELIEPNQWVTIEKSTLYNAMIAPLTNFKIGGVLWYQGESNTANAETYHQIFTKMISSWREKWNNDFPFYFVQIAPFKYGRPNEGGIVRDQQRRTLTLKNTGMAMTSDISTVEDIHPQNKQDVGLRLANIALKQHFNLLPDQEVYGPLFESAMQEGNEIKVSFSHAQGLYSKDKKNSFFEISNTDGKWFTAKAKLKNGFIFVSSKEVQNPIDVRYAWKSTDIGNLYNGAGLPASTFTSERKLKRLENE, encoded by the coding sequence ATGAAATTCCGTTTTATAATACTACTGTTCTCTACTATTGTAACCACAGTTGCCAAGGCTGAAATTACGTTGCCAAATATATTTGCTGATGAAATGGTTTTACAGCGCGAAACCGAAGTTTTATTATATGGCTGGGCGCGCCCTAATGAGGAAATTACTGTGTTTACCAGTTGGGATAATGCTACAATGGAGCTAAAAGCTGGTAATAATGCCAAATGGGAAATAAAAGTTGCAACACCCAAAGCAGGTGGTCCATATGAAATACGATTTAAAGGTGATAATGAAATTGTATTAAAGAATGTGATGATTGGTGAGGTTTGGCTTTGCTCAGGACAAAGCAATATGGAATGGAGTGCAAATAGTAAAATTGATAATCGAGATTTTGAAGTTGAAAATGCAAACTATCCCAATATCCGATTATTTACTGTAGCAAAAAGAACAGCAAATTACCCTCTAGAGGATGTCGCAGGATCATGGGCAGTTTGCACTCCAGAAACTATGCAAGACTTTAGTGCCGTGGCCTATTTTTTTGCAAGAAAAGTTCAAAAAGAGCTTAATATTCCTATTGGATTAATCGATTCGTCATGGGGAGCTTCTTGTGCAGAAGTTTGGACACCAGCGTCTGTTTTTGAAACACATCCGGAACTGGTTACAGCTCATGAACTTATAGAACCAAATCAATGGGTAACAATTGAAAAATCTACGCTCTATAATGCAATGATAGCTCCGTTGACTAATTTTAAAATTGGAGGAGTATTGTGGTATCAAGGAGAATCAAATACCGCTAATGCGGAGACTTACCATCAGATTTTTACGAAAATGATATCTTCTTGGAGGGAGAAATGGAATAATGATTTTCCATTTTATTTTGTACAAATAGCTCCATTTAAATATGGAAGACCAAATGAAGGTGGTATTGTTCGTGATCAACAACGTAGGACATTAACCCTTAAAAATACAGGAATGGCAATGACAAGTGATATTAGTACCGTAGAAGATATACACCCACAAAACAAACAAGATGTTGGTTTACGTTTGGCGAATATTGCCCTAAAGCAGCATTTTAACCTATTACCAGACCAAGAAGTATATGGTCCTTTGTTTGAAAGTGCTATGCAAGAAGGTAATGAAATAAAAGTTTCGTTTAGTCATGCCCAAGGATTGTATAGTAAAGACAAAAAAAATTCTTTTTTCGAAATTTCTAATACGGATGGTAAATGGTTTACGGCTAAAGCCAAACTAAAAAATGGTTTCATTTTTGTTAGCTCCAAGGAAGTTCAAAACCCTATAGATGTAAGGTATGCGTGGAAAAGTACGGATATTGGTAATTTGTATAATGGAGCAGGGCTACCTGCTTCCACTTTTACCAGTGAGCGAAAATTAAAGAGGCTGGAGAACGAATGA
- a CDS encoding Gfo/Idh/MocA family protein, whose translation MSNSSPHIKRRNFIKTASASLLLTSFSTYGFEFFADEKPKKVGLIGTGWYGTSDLMRLIQVANVEVVSLCDVDSNYLNNTADLVAQRQKNGKKPKLFSDYRDMLKSDNLDIVIIGTPDHWHALMCIDALKSGAHVYVQKPISVDVIEGEAMVAAAVKYNRTVQVGTQRKSTPHLIDVKKQIIDTGLLGTIGHVDMACYYHMRANDNPPLQEVPDFLDYEMWTGPAPMRAYDGLPHRRWWRTFREYGNGITGDMCVHMLDTVRWMLDLGWPKRISSEGGIFVQKDGKSNIADTQSAVFEYDGLNCNWQHRTWGNPADPNYPWSFKIYGSNGVLKGDVMKAEFVPLNGKEPIRFDVVYEREKYPEDVTEKDIELHAAPATRRHMIDFLNAIKDGTKPVADIEEGHISTASCILANLSMDLKRPLIYDPQSRTVLNDPEATALLKRSYRGDWEHPTPESV comes from the coding sequence ATGTCTAATTCATCACCTCATATAAAACGAAGAAATTTTATTAAAACTGCTTCGGCATCTTTATTACTAACATCGTTTAGCACCTATGGATTTGAATTTTTTGCCGATGAAAAACCCAAAAAAGTGGGGTTAATAGGTACTGGGTGGTATGGCACAAGCGATCTAATGAGACTTATACAAGTGGCAAATGTTGAAGTTGTTTCTCTTTGTGATGTAGATTCTAATTATTTGAATAATACTGCAGATCTAGTAGCTCAACGTCAGAAAAATGGAAAAAAACCAAAATTGTTTTCGGACTATAGGGATATGTTGAAAAGTGACAATTTAGATATTGTAATTATTGGTACCCCAGACCATTGGCATGCCTTAATGTGTATAGATGCCTTAAAATCCGGGGCACATGTATATGTACAAAAACCTATTAGTGTAGATGTTATTGAAGGTGAGGCCATGGTTGCCGCTGCTGTCAAATATAACAGAACTGTACAAGTTGGTACCCAACGTAAGAGTACACCGCACTTAATTGATGTTAAAAAACAAATTATAGATACGGGTTTGCTTGGTACCATTGGCCATGTAGATATGGCTTGCTATTACCATATGCGTGCAAACGATAATCCTCCATTACAAGAAGTACCCGATTTTTTAGATTATGAAATGTGGACTGGCCCTGCTCCGATGAGAGCCTATGACGGTTTGCCCCATAGAAGATGGTGGCGAACTTTTAGGGAGTATGGAAACGGAATTACTGGAGATATGTGTGTACATATGCTGGATACAGTTAGATGGATGTTAGATTTAGGCTGGCCAAAGCGCATTAGCTCTGAAGGTGGAATTTTTGTACAGAAAGACGGTAAATCGAACATAGCGGACACACAATCTGCGGTCTTCGAGTATGACGGACTTAACTGTAACTGGCAGCATAGAACATGGGGCAACCCAGCAGATCCAAATTACCCCTGGTCCTTTAAAATTTACGGATCTAATGGTGTTTTAAAAGGGGATGTTATGAAGGCCGAATTTGTTCCCCTGAATGGTAAAGAACCTATACGTTTTGATGTGGTTTATGAACGTGAAAAATATCCTGAAGATGTAACCGAAAAAGACATAGAATTACATGCGGCCCCGGCCACAAGAAGACATATGATAGATTTTTTAAATGCTATAAAAGATGGAACCAAACCTGTTGCCGATATTGAAGAAGGACACATTTCCACAGCTAGTTGTATTTTAGCAAATTTGTCTATGGATTTAAAAAGACCCTTAATATATGACCCGCAAAGCAGAACGGTTTTAAACGACCCGGAAGCAACGGCGCTGTTAAAAAGGAGTTATCGAGGTGACTGGGAACACCCCACCCCAGAATCTGTGTAG
- a CDS encoding LacI family DNA-binding transcriptional regulator codes for MKKVTLKDIAGHFGVSISTVSKAINDSHEISNDLKLKIQAYAKEKHYKPNRLALNLLNKSTKTIGVVVPNILNYFFVQVLYGIEKVANENGYNIISCISNESSAKETKTLEFFDAGTVDGVIMSLAEESQNEDKHEALIDIINNDIPVVLFDRVSDAVQCDKVVVDDFEAGYKITKHLIHIGCKNIAVVNPIASSSVGKLRILGYKKALEEFEVEFDPKLIINLTVKDDLDLLMSFLLNYKTIEGIIGIDELIAVQVLEVVKARGYNVPNDISIIGFTNGQLSKYVTPSLTMVSQHGKYIGEQTATLLINRIKSPGQPYETKTVKTSLLVRDSTKKLQ; via the coding sequence ATGAAAAAAGTAACCTTAAAGGATATTGCAGGGCATTTTGGTGTTTCTATCTCTACCGTTTCTAAAGCGATAAATGATAGTCACGAAATCAGCAATGACCTTAAGTTAAAGATTCAGGCATACGCAAAAGAAAAGCATTATAAGCCAAACAGGTTAGCACTTAATTTGTTGAATAAAAGTACCAAGACCATTGGCGTAGTTGTGCCTAATATTTTAAACTATTTTTTTGTTCAGGTTTTATATGGTATTGAAAAGGTAGCCAATGAAAATGGTTATAATATTATAAGTTGTATTAGTAATGAATCTAGTGCCAAAGAAACCAAAACACTTGAATTTTTTGATGCTGGTACAGTAGACGGAGTCATAATGTCGTTGGCAGAAGAAAGTCAAAATGAGGATAAACATGAGGCATTAATAGATATTATAAATAATGATATCCCTGTAGTGCTTTTTGATAGGGTTTCCGATGCAGTACAATGTGATAAAGTTGTTGTTGATGATTTTGAAGCCGGTTATAAAATAACCAAACACTTAATACATATTGGCTGTAAAAATATAGCTGTAGTTAACCCAATAGCAAGTTCTAGTGTGGGTAAATTAAGAATATTAGGGTATAAAAAAGCACTCGAAGAATTTGAAGTTGAGTTCGACCCTAAATTAATTATTAACCTTACTGTAAAGGATGATTTGGATTTATTAATGTCCTTTTTGCTGAATTATAAAACGATAGAAGGAATTATAGGAATAGATGAGTTAATTGCAGTACAAGTTTTAGAAGTGGTGAAGGCTAGAGGATATAATGTGCCAAACGATATATCAATTATTGGTTTTACCAATGGTCAATTATCTAAATATGTAACGCCTTCTTTAACTATGGTTAGTCAGCATGGTAAGTATATTGGTGAACAAACAGCTACGCTATTGATAAACCGAATTAAATCACCAGGACAGCCCTACGAAACCAAAACGGTAAAAACCAGTTTACTGGTAAGAGATTCCACTAAGAAACTTCAATAA
- the xylA gene encoding xylose isomerase: MANKEYFKGIDKIKFEGKESDNPLAFKYYNPDQVVAGKTMKEHFKFSTAYWHTFCGQGSDPFGPGTQSFEWDKSSDAVQAAKDKADAAFEFFDKIGFDYYCFHDFDLIQEAPTFAESEKRLATITDYLKEKQKESGKKLLWGTANCFSNPRYMNGASTNPDFNVLARAGGQIKLALDATIALGGENYVFWGGREGYMSLLNTDLGREVDHMGQFLTMARDYARSQGFKGNFFIEPKPMEPMKHQYDFDCATAIGFLKEYGLENDFKMNIEVNHATLAQHTFQHEIAVAAKAGMLGSMDANRGDYQNGWDTDQFPNNIQETTEAMLVFLAAGGLQGGGVNFDAKIRRNSTDLEDVFHAHIGGADTFARALITADKIMESSSYNKLRESRYSSFDSGKGKDFENGKLDMKDLYNIAKENGELELQSGKQELFENIINQYI, translated from the coding sequence ATGGCAAACAAGGAATATTTTAAAGGAATAGACAAAATTAAATTTGAGGGCAAAGAATCTGATAATCCGCTAGCTTTTAAATACTACAATCCAGATCAAGTTGTTGCGGGTAAAACCATGAAGGAGCACTTTAAGTTTTCAACGGCATACTGGCATACCTTCTGTGGACAAGGTTCAGATCCATTTGGTCCAGGAACACAGAGTTTTGAATGGGATAAATCATCTGATGCCGTACAAGCGGCAAAAGATAAGGCAGATGCTGCTTTTGAGTTTTTCGATAAAATAGGGTTTGACTACTACTGTTTTCATGATTTCGATTTAATTCAAGAAGCACCAACCTTTGCAGAATCTGAAAAAAGATTGGCAACGATTACAGATTACTTAAAAGAGAAGCAAAAAGAATCTGGTAAGAAATTACTTTGGGGTACGGCTAACTGTTTCTCAAACCCAAGATACATGAACGGTGCTTCTACTAATCCAGATTTTAATGTATTGGCAAGAGCAGGTGGTCAAATTAAATTGGCGTTGGATGCCACTATTGCCCTAGGTGGTGAAAACTATGTTTTCTGGGGAGGTAGAGAAGGGTATATGTCTTTATTGAATACCGATTTAGGTCGCGAGGTAGATCACATGGGTCAGTTTTTGACTATGGCTAGAGATTATGCACGTAGCCAAGGGTTTAAAGGAAACTTCTTTATAGAGCCTAAACCAATGGAGCCAATGAAACATCAGTACGATTTTGATTGCGCTACAGCAATTGGGTTCTTAAAAGAATACGGTTTAGAGAACGATTTTAAAATGAATATAGAGGTGAACCACGCAACATTGGCACAACATACTTTTCAGCATGAAATTGCTGTAGCGGCAAAAGCAGGTATGTTGGGCAGTATGGATGCAAACCGTGGGGATTACCAAAACGGTTGGGATACCGATCAGTTCCCTAACAACATTCAAGAAACTACAGAAGCCATGTTAGTTTTCTTGGCTGCTGGCGGATTACAAGGAGGCGGAGTGAATTTTGACGCTAAAATAAGAAGAAATAGTACGGATTTAGAGGATGTGTTCCACGCGCATATTGGTGGTGCAGATACATTTGCAAGGGCATTGATCACTGCAGATAAAATTATGGAATCATCTTCGTATAATAAGTTACGTGAAAGCAGATACAGTTCTTTTGATTCTGGTAAAGGAAAAGATTTTGAAAACGGTAAGTTAGATATGAAAGACCTTTACAATATCGCTAAAGAAAATGGTGAGTTGGAATTACAGAGTGGTAAGCAAGAATTGTTTGAGAACATCATCAATCAATACATATAA
- a CDS encoding xylulokinase, which translates to MYHLGLDIGSSSIKIALVNALTGKSVGVVTEPETEMSMEALKNGWAEQSPEDWWNYVCSGIEKLCVRENINKKDISGIGISYQMHGLVLIDKEGKPLRKSIIWCDSRAVGIGQTAYEEIGAQTCDTHLLNSPSNFTASKLKWVKENEPEIYAKIYKMMLPGDYIAFKLSGVVNTTVSGLSEGILWDFKKDSIANLVLEHYGLEKEMIPDIVDTFSVQSKVNEKGAAESGLSIDTPILYRAGDQPNNALTLNVFNPGEVAATGGTSGVVYAVTNNLSVKESSRVNNFAHVNYSPGKPARIGKLLCINGAGIQYRWLLNNLDVASYDEMNTLADEVQVGSEGVTMIPFGNGAERMLQSKEVGTRIVNLSLNNHGKGHMCRAALEGIAFSFVYGMEIMESDGIKVNVMRAGNDNLFRSEIFSNTVATLIGYDIEIYNTTGAIGAARAANLHKGDFEAFGKAILDNDYVMTFSPKKDKTAYQEAYATWKKELELILNNL; encoded by the coding sequence ATGTACCATTTAGGATTAGATATCGGAAGTTCATCTATAAAGATCGCTTTGGTAAATGCTTTAACAGGAAAAAGTGTTGGGGTAGTTACAGAACCAGAGACTGAAATGTCAATGGAGGCTTTGAAAAATGGCTGGGCAGAACAAAGTCCCGAAGATTGGTGGAACTACGTTTGTAGTGGTATCGAGAAGTTATGTGTACGGGAAAATATTAATAAGAAAGATATATCCGGTATAGGTATATCTTATCAAATGCACGGTCTAGTACTTATTGATAAAGAAGGGAAACCTTTAAGAAAATCTATCATTTGGTGCGACAGTAGGGCAGTGGGCATCGGTCAAACAGCCTATGAAGAAATAGGTGCACAAACCTGTGATACCCATCTACTGAATTCACCATCGAACTTTACGGCATCTAAGCTAAAATGGGTGAAAGAAAATGAGCCTGAAATCTACGCGAAGATTTATAAAATGATGCTTCCAGGGGATTATATTGCCTTTAAATTATCTGGTGTAGTGAACACTACGGTATCAGGTTTATCAGAGGGTATTTTATGGGATTTTAAAAAAGATAGCATAGCCAATTTGGTTTTGGAACATTATGGATTGGAAAAAGAAATGATTCCAGATATTGTAGATACGTTTTCAGTACAATCTAAGGTAAATGAAAAAGGTGCGGCCGAAAGCGGACTTTCCATAGATACGCCAATACTATATAGGGCAGGAGATCAGCCAAATAATGCATTGACTCTAAATGTTTTTAATCCTGGTGAGGTAGCGGCAACCGGTGGTACATCTGGTGTGGTTTATGCCGTAACCAATAACCTTTCGGTAAAAGAAAGCTCACGTGTAAATAACTTTGCACATGTAAATTATTCGCCAGGAAAGCCAGCTAGAATTGGTAAGCTGCTTTGTATTAATGGAGCAGGGATTCAATACAGATGGTTGTTAAATAACTTAGACGTCGCTTCTTATGATGAAATGAATACATTGGCAGATGAGGTTCAAGTTGGTTCGGAAGGAGTAACAATGATTCCGTTTGGAAACGGAGCCGAAAGAATGTTGCAGAGTAAAGAAGTGGGTACAAGAATTGTAAACCTTAGCTTAAATAATCATGGTAAGGGGCATATGTGTCGCGCAGCATTAGAAGGTATTGCTTTTTCTTTTGTATACGGAATGGAAATTATGGAGTCCGATGGAATAAAAGTGAATGTTATGCGTGCCGGTAACGATAACCTGTTTCGTTCAGAAATTTTCTCTAACACTGTGGCAACATTAATAGGTTACGATATTGAAATTTATAATACTACTGGAGCTATAGGTGCAGCAAGGGCAGCCAATCTACATAAAGGAGATTTCGAAGCTTTCGGTAAGGCAATTTTAGATAATGATTACGTAATGACTTTTAGTCCGAAGAAAGATAAAACAGCATACCAAGAAGCTTATGCAACTTGGAAAAAAGAATTAGAATTGATATTGAACAACTTATAA
- a CDS encoding response regulator transcription factor, whose product MNNSRIRIIVLEKDKSLHSVYKNHFEDLEGYELVGSYTTAYEALKDFKYSKPNIVLSEIELKDMNGIDSIRLFRKKDWGVKVIMFSEINDFDVIKNSFKKGANGYLTKPLTLDKLDYALRSMEKDGAAMSNDIVKKIITNFHKKTFDFFSERENQIVDFLCQGATYKMIAQKLFVTPSAVNFHIQNIYLKLDVNSKSEALSKLEQLQNQLEEY is encoded by the coding sequence ATGAACAATTCACGCATTCGCATTATAGTATTGGAAAAAGACAAATCATTACATTCGGTTTATAAAAATCATTTTGAGGACTTAGAAGGATATGAGCTTGTGGGCAGTTATACAACCGCATATGAAGCACTTAAGGATTTTAAATATAGCAAACCCAATATTGTTCTTTCAGAAATTGAATTAAAAGATATGAATGGCATAGATTCAATAAGGTTATTTAGAAAGAAAGATTGGGGCGTAAAGGTTATTATGTTCAGTGAAATAAATGATTTTGATGTTATTAAAAACTCTTTTAAAAAAGGGGCAAATGGCTATTTAACCAAACCGCTGACATTAGATAAATTGGATTATGCATTACGTAGTATGGAGAAGGATGGTGCTGCAATGAGCAATGATATTGTGAAAAAGATTATTACTAATTTCCATAAAAAGACCTTTGATTTTTTCTCAGAACGGGAGAATCAAATTGTTGATTTTTTATGCCAAGGTGCCACTTATAAAATGATTGCTCAAAAGTTATTTGTAACACCCAGCGCCGTTAATTTTCATATTCAGAATATCTATTTAAAATTAGATGTAAATTCCAAATCAGAGGCACTTTCGAAATTAGAGCAGCTTCAAAATCAATTAGAGGAGTATTAA
- a CDS encoding PorP/SprF family type IX secretion system membrane protein — MESPYKINSFLIALFLLALVQTIKGQETNANLGSSSTYHNQLFFNRFFINPTFSLVRENKSYLNILHRNQYATFDDNSQNYFLGFSNKLNDHTAVGIGVYSQWSGVVQEFGFNANYASAVRLGEKSVLTFGTNVTYFNQGLDKNRIVVSEDDPEIADARKESKIAVQPGINLSLGSFDFGLYAEDLLKYNQTTNEFLTDLSTKSVKASVQYTHSFEHSRGLFENARLMPMAQIGQNLDGSLYYFGSLLLDLPNYGWLQTTVDEEYGVAAGVGFNLSEKMSLGYLMEKDLSNDEANLGWNHEITLAYKFKDDDLAISVADNSSDNQIDNIVRNYEEQIAHLIEERDSARKSGRKRQEATTNAASSLESSLAYENKIILDELILRQDSIETERIAAFEERFELIVRMLRNDIDTTIKSSLQDFSVEENTAYASNDLKDDAMDFITEPVDKDDAMDFITEPVDAFATASASKAVTTTTSSRRANFKELPSTRDNFKQMPVKMLVDSDVINMNSGYYVIANVYSQTKYMNAFMKELKEKGLDPKQFYNKENGLYYVYLADYDYKNDAQMAASTDLNGKYNQEKWIMQVNETTATASNTFEDDDISRE, encoded by the coding sequence ATGGAAAGTCCGTATAAAATCAATAGTTTCCTTATTGCTTTATTCTTATTGGCTCTTGTCCAAACAATAAAAGGTCAAGAAACCAATGCAAACTTAGGATCAAGTAGTACCTACCACAATCAGTTATTCTTTAATAGGTTTTTTATAAACCCAACGTTCTCTTTGGTACGTGAGAACAAATCATATTTAAATATTCTACATAGAAATCAATATGCAACCTTCGATGATAATAGTCAAAACTATTTTTTAGGTTTCAGCAATAAATTAAATGACCATACCGCTGTTGGTATAGGGGTTTACAGTCAATGGTCTGGTGTGGTTCAAGAATTTGGATTCAATGCCAACTACGCATCTGCAGTAAGGTTAGGAGAGAAATCTGTGTTAACATTTGGTACCAACGTTACTTACTTTAATCAAGGTTTGGATAAGAATAGAATTGTTGTCAGTGAAGATGATCCAGAAATTGCAGATGCAAGAAAAGAAAGTAAAATTGCCGTACAACCTGGTATCAACCTATCTTTAGGGAGCTTTGATTTCGGTTTGTATGCAGAAGACCTATTAAAATACAATCAAACAACGAACGAATTTTTAACCGATCTATCTACCAAGAGTGTAAAGGCGTCGGTACAGTATACCCATTCATTTGAGCATTCAAGAGGTCTTTTTGAAAATGCTCGGTTAATGCCAATGGCACAAATAGGGCAAAACTTAGATGGTAGCCTATATTACTTTGGTTCTCTATTATTAGACCTACCAAACTACGGATGGTTACAAACTACGGTAGATGAAGAATACGGAGTAGCAGCTGGTGTAGGTTTTAATTTAAGCGAGAAAATGTCTTTGGGATATTTAATGGAGAAAGACTTATCAAATGATGAAGCAAACCTAGGATGGAATCATGAAATAACCTTGGCATATAAGTTTAAAGATGATGATTTGGCTATCTCAGTTGCAGATAATTCTTCTGATAATCAAATAGATAACATTGTACGTAACTATGAAGAACAGATAGCACACTTAATTGAAGAACGTGATAGCGCTAGAAAGTCGGGTCGTAAAAGACAAGAAGCAACAACAAATGCCGCTTCATCATTAGAAAGTAGTTTAGCCTATGAGAATAAAATTATTTTAGATGAATTGATCCTACGTCAAGATTCAATAGAAACTGAAAGAATAGCTGCATTTGAAGAACGATTTGAATTAATTGTAAGAATGTTACGTAATGATATCGATACAACGATCAAGAGCTCTTTACAAGACTTTAGTGTAGAAGAGAATACCGCTTATGCATCTAATGATTTAAAAGATGATGCAATGGACTTTATAACAGAACCAGTAGATAAAGATGATGCAATGGACTTTATAACAGAACCAGTAGATGCATTTGCAACGGCATCAGCGTCAAAAGCAGTAACAACTACAACTTCTTCAAGAAGGGCGAATTTTAAAGAATTACCATCTACAAGAGATAACTTTAAACAAATGCCTGTAAAGATGTTGGTAGATTCAGATGTTATAAACATGAACTCTGGTTATTATGTAATTGCAAATGTATATAGCCAAACTAAATATATGAATGCATTTATGAAAGAGCTTAAAGAAAAAGGGTTAGACCCAAAACAATTCTACAATAAAGAAAACGGTCTGTATTATGTGTACTTGGCAGACTATGATTATAAGAATGATGCACAAATGGCAGCAAGTACAGATTTAAATGGAAAATACAATCAAGAGAAATGGATTATGCAGGTAAACGAAACTACAGCAACAGCATCCAATACTTTTGAAGATGATGATATAAGTAGAGAATAA